The Microbulbifer pacificus sequence TCTTTGGGGTCGATGTAGGCGAACTGCAGGCGCGAGCGGGCGAACGCCCTGGGGCGCATTTCCAGCAGCACCTCATCCTTCAGGTTCTGCCGCTCCTTGCGGCCTACACTGCGGGCCTCCTTGTCGGCGATGGCCTGGGCCATTTCCTCGACCTTTTCATTCACCACCGCTGTGGGGATGACCTTTTCCTGCTTCTTCGCGCACACCATCAGGTAGCCGTTGGCGGCGTGTACCAGTTCGCTGCCATGGCGGCCCAGGGGCGCAACCCAGCCGTAGCGGGCCATATCCTGACTGCCGCAGGGGGTAAAGGTATCGGGTTCGAGCAGCTCGTTCAGCTGTTCGGCGGAAAGGTTGAATTCGCGGGTGAGGCGATAGACACGCAGGTTTTTAAACCACATACAGCAGGCCGTTTGTTGTCGGATTTATCGGGATCGTCAAAGCGGCCGCGCATTATCCGATGGTTGCGAAAACGGGGCCAGTCAAAATCGGGACTGGTAGTTCGGTTTCGCGCAGTTTTATCTGACTTTGAGTTTCGGGTTCTTGTACTTCGCGGAGGATCTGGGTGGATTATTCGCGAAAAGTCGCATTGTTTGGGTTCCCGGCAATGGATTCGATGTGCTTTGCGAGGGTTTCGTGAAGGTCATTGGGCGCTTCAAACAGATATGCGGGGTTGTGCTCCAGCAGCTCCCGGCGTGAGCCATATCCCCACAGGACGCCGGCGGAGGGCAGGTTATTTCTGTGTGCCGCGCTCAGGTCAAAGTGACGGTCTCCGATCATAAGTGCGTGGGAAGTGATGCGTTTTTCCGCCAGCAGTCTCTCCAGTTGCTGCCACTTCGCAATGCCGATATCGCCGCCACTGACAAATTCGAAGTAGTGATGAAGTTCGAACTGTTCGAGAATTCGCCCGGCGAAATCCGCGCGCTTAGAGGTGCAGACAGCGAGGCGGGTGTGCTCGATTTGGCTCAGGTTTTCCAGCATCTCGGCGACACCGGGGTAGAGCGTATTTTCCGCATATCCCGTTTCACCGTAGCGCTCGCGGTACTTTTCCACCATCGAACGGATGAGTGCTTCATCGCTGCTGCCGGTCAGATGTACCATGGTCTGTTCCAGGGGCGGGCCTATATGAGGTGTGAGTACAGCGGCGGCGCAGGGGGCGAAATCGTGTTGCTCAAGGGCATGGTTCATGCAGTTGATGAAGCCCTCGGCGGGGTCGCTCAATGTGCCGTCCAGGTCAAACAGCAACCATTCATAACGGGCCATGGATAATTCCTCTATTCCATCCGGTTTTATTCAGATCAACAGCGGCGCGAACCGGCCACGGGTCAGTTGTAACAGGTCTTGGGGTGCCAGCTCAATTTCCAGTCCCCGTCGGCCTGCACTGACAAAGATGGTCGACTCGGATTCTGCGGAAGAGTGCAGGAAGGTGGGCAGGAGTTTTTTCTGCCCCAGCGGGCTTACGCCCCCGAGTACATAGCCGGAAGAGCGCATTACCGCGTTCTTGTCGGCCATGGCCGCCTTTTTCGCCCCGGCGGCTTTGGCGATCAGTTTCATGCTGAGTTGGCATTCCACCGGCAGTATCGCCACCGCAAGGGATTTTCCGTCCAACGCCACCACCAGCGTTTTGAATACTTTGTGTGGCTCAAGCCCAAGCTTTTCCGCGGCCTCCAGTCCATAGGATTCTGCCGCGGGATCATGGGTGTATTCGTGGATCTGATAGGAAATTTTTGCGTTGATGGCGCTGTTGATTGCCGGTGTCATGGGGCGTTCCCTGCTGCACGTGAATTGGAAAAATAGTCCCAGAAATTCCCACACCTCTCAATACCCGATCTTTTTCTGTGCTCACTCCACGGCTCGGGGCGTTGAACTGACGGCGAAAAAAGACCTATATTGGCCGATAACCCTGCGATTCTCCCGTACTAACTTACCGGGCCAAATCATGATCATGCGAATACTCTTACTGCTCCCTTTTGCTCTGCCTTTTGTGTTTGCGAGTGTCTGTACCACTGCCGCCGAGACTGAGCCGAAATGGCGGAGCTCGCAGCTGGAAAGAAAGGTTTCGCTGCGCGGGAGTGCTGTCGCTGAGGCCAGTCTTTGGGTTACCGGTACGGAAAATGCCGTATTCAAAAGCCTGGATGGCGGCGGCTCCTGGCAGGATGTATCGGTTGTCGGGCAGCCACCTACCGACTTTCGCGACATTGAAGTGTTTGATGACCGCACCGCGATGGTAATGGGAGTTGGTAGCGGCTCCGAGTCGCGGCTTTACCTGACTCAGGATGGTGGGGCGCATTGGAAGCTGTTGTACGAAAATCCTGATGCCACCGGATTTTTTGACGCCATCGCTTTCTGGAATCGCAATGACGGTATGTTATTGGGCGATCCGGTTGAAGGCTATTACGTGGTTATGCTGACCCGCGATGGAGGGCGCAGCTGGTCGCGGGTTGCACAAGATCACCTGCCGCCCATGAAACCGAAGGAAGCTGCCTTCGCTGCCAGTGGTAACACGCTGATTGCCGGCGCCGGCGCCGGCGCCGACGGCGAAGCCTGGTTCACCACCGGTGGCTTTGCCGCGTCTGTTTATTCGACTGCGGATTTCGGCCAGAGCTGGACGCGCATGCCGGTGCCGCTTTATGCGGAAACCGCTACAGCTGGAGGTTACGCGCTCGCTCAGAATCACAAGGGACAGGTCTTTGTCCTGGGTGGGGACTTCCAGAATCGCCCTGGAGAATATCCGAATCTCGCGGCACTAGGGGATCAGGGCTGGTACGCAGTGAGCGCCGGTCAACGGGGACTGCGTACAGCCATGTCCTGTGTTGATGAGTTGTGTGTGATCACGGGAAAGACCGGCAGCGATGTTTCCTTCGATCATGGCGCTAATTGGCAACCGCTGCCCGGCGAAGGCTATTACACCCTGGCCGCGGGGCGGGGGGTTATTCTGGCCGCCGGGCACGATGGCCGGGTGGCAACACTCACGATGGCGGATCGCGTGGAGCCGTGACCCGTGAAATGTCGAGCCCGGCCTGATGCCGGGCTGTTGCCATGCGGTTATTTAGCAGCGGGAATCGCAGCGACGACCTTCAGGAAGTAATCCCAGAAATTCGCCACGCTCTGGATGTGTACCCGTTCTTCCGGTGAATGTGCGCGGCGGATGGTGGGGCCGAAGGAGACCATATCCCAGTTGGGATAGGGCTTGGCCAGCAGGCCGCATTCAAGTCCGGCGTGGATCACTTTGACTTCTGGCTCTTTCCCTTCCATTTCCTTATAGACATCTTTCATCAGCGCCAGCAATGGCGATTTCATATTCGGAGTCCATCCCGGGTAGGCGTTGTCAAGGCTTGTGTGGGCACCGGCGAGCTGGAAGGCGGCGGCCACGTTGAGGCCGTGCTCATCGCGCGCTGTATCGGAGAGACTGCGGACCAGGCACTGGATGCGCACGCGACTGTTCCCGTTCTCTGTTTCAGTGACAACGCGGGCCAGGTTGTTGGAGGTTTCGGCAATCCCCTCCAGCGCGGTGCTCATACGCTCGACCCCACTTGGGCAGCAGCGGATGGTGCGGATCAGTTTCAGTTGGGCATCTGCGTCCATTACCGATGCCGGCGCCCCGGTTGGCTCCAGTGTGATTTCCAGTTTGGCTTCGCCATCCAGCTCCGTCTTGATGACAGCTGACGCCTGCTGCGCGATATCTAGCAGTTGCACAGCCTTCTCGGCGGGCACGGTGATGACGCTGAACGATTCGCGTGGAATGGCGTTGCGCAGGCTGCCGCCGTCGAGGCTGGCAATGCGCAATTCGGGCACTTGCCGCAAAGCCGTGTCGATGATGCGGTTGGCAATCTTGTTGGCATTGCCGCGCCCCTTGTCGATATCCAGTCCGGAGTGACCGCCACGCAGGCCGCGTACGCTCAGCTTGAACGCCTGGTGCCCGGCGGGCATGGATTCCGCGGAATAGGGCAGGGAAACATTCACGTCTACACCGCCAGCGCAACCCACGTAGAGCTCACCTTCGTCCTCGGTGTCCAGGTTTAACAGCAGATCCGCTTCAAAATGGCCCGGCTGCAGGTTCTTGGCGCCAGTCATTCCGGCTTCTTCATCAATGGTCAGCAGCGCTTCGAGAGCGGGGTGTGGAATATCGGTGGACTCCAGCAGTGCGAGGATAGCCGCCACGCCGATACCGTTATCGGCGCCGAGGGTGGTGCCCTCCGCGGTTACCCATTCGCCATCGACATAGGGCTTGATGGAATCGGTGAGGAAGTCGTGCTCGGTGTCGGCATTTTTTTGCGGCACCATGTCTACATGGCTCTGCATGGCCAACGTTTTACGGTCTTCCATGCCCGGGGTGGCCGGTTTCTTGATGATGACATTGCCAATCTGGTCCAGCGCTACATCGAGACCACGATTTCTGGCGAAATCGACGATGTAGGCAACGACCTGGTCTTCGTGTTTGGATGGGCGCGGGATTTCACACAGCTTGGCGAAATGTTTCCACAGAGGTGTGGGATTGAGCGCTGCGATGGTCGACATGGAATTTCCTTTTATTTGGGCCCGGGGGTATAGACCGCAATCCGGGTGGGCCGAAAAAGGTCGCGGCACTTTTGGCGCCGCGACCGGAAGTATGTGGGTGGAAACTGTCTGCTGGAAGTTGGCGGTAGCGTGGGTGGTGGAATTATCCGGCCGTGCTATCGGCCTGTTCCGGTGTAGAGTCCAGGCGCTCTTCCTGGGTATCAGCCACCAGCTCCAGTGCGATACGGCGCTTGTCGATATCCACCGCGCTTACTTTTACCGGAACTTTCTGATCCAGTTGGAAGCGTTCTTCGCCGCGGGTGATTCGCAGTCGCTTGCCGTCAAATTCGAATGGATTTTTTTTGCCGTTGAAACGTACAAAGCCATTGATCCCATTCTCTTCCATGCGCACACCGATACCCGCGCCGTTCACCAGGGTGATCGTGCCGGTAAATGTCTCGCCAATCTTGCTTTCCAGATACTGGCAGTAGAGCCACTGTTGCAATGCGCGGTCCGCCTGACGACCGGTGGCAACCTGCTGCTGCAGGATTTCACTTTGTTGGTCATTGAACGACGGCAGCGGGTTTCCGGCCTGGGCAGTGCGTAGTACACGGTGGTTGTGCAGATCGTTGAACTTGCGGATGGGCGAGGTGACGGTGGCGTAATGCGCAAGGCCCAGGCCCAGATGGGGGGCCGCTTTGTTGGACAGCTCGCCCGGGCGCAACATGCGCTTTAGCACCGCCAGGACATTTTTCATTTCCGCGTCATCGTGCGCTTCGAGTTCCTTCACCAGTTTCAGGTACACGTCCAGCTGGTGCAGATCCTGTTCCACGTAGGTGGGCAGGGTATCTTTCAGCAGCGCGCGGATTTCCGCCATACGCTCGTCGCGAAAGCCCAGGTGGATGGAGAAGCAACCGGCGTTGAGTTCTGCCAGTTTTTGCCCTGCACAGATGTTGGTCGCGAGCATGGCTTCTTCCACCATGCGCTGGGCGACGGTGCGCTCCAGCTTTTCGATGCGCTCGATTTTGCGCTGTTCGTTCAGGATCAGGTCGTAATCGGGACGGTCTTCCATCATCAGGGAGTGGCCTGCACGGTAGCCGGCACGCGCTTTACTCAGCGCATCCAGCAGGCGCAGGCTCTGGTGTTGGTCCGCGGGTACCGCACTGTCATCACCTTCGATAAAGCGAGCCACCTGGTTGTAGCTCAGTTTGTGGCGGGAGCGAATGGCGGCGAATTCGTACTCGAAGCCATTGAGAGCGCCGTCGCCACCGATGGTGATGTGTAGCACCAGGGCCGGACGCAGCTCGCCCGCCAACAGAGAGAAACTGTTTTCGCACAGGCTCGCCGGCAGCATCGGCAGGGTTTCGCCGGCCAGGTAAACACTGTTGGCGCGCTGGTGTGCTTCCTTATCAAGTGGCGAGCCGGGTTCAATCAGGCTCGAAGGGTCGGCAACCGCGATGTGCAGGATCCAGCCATCTTCCGCCTGGGTAACGGCCAGCGCGTCGTCCATATCCCGGGTGGTTTCGGCGTCGATCGTGACGAAACCCAGCTCGGAAAGATCCTTGCGTTCGGCACACAGCGCTTCCAGTTTTTCCGGGATGGTTGCCGCTTGCTCCAGGGCAGCCTGGCTAAACCGTTTTGGCAGGCGGTGCTGCGCGACGATAAACGCATGTTCGATGCCAGCCATGTCCGGCTTGCCGATGACACTCTCGACCTTCGCCTGGGACTTGCCGTCCTTGAACGGGTGACGAGTGATGGAACAGGCGATGAACTCTCCCGGCTGTGCCTTGCCCCGCGCCTTGGGGGGCAGGAAGATCCAGCGCGACAGCCCCTGTTCACTGGGCTGGATAAAGTGGCCCTGACCTCGCTGGATGTACTGACCCACCATATAGGTCAGGTCCGACGCAATCAGCTGGTCCAGCTCCGCGGAGAGTTTGCCCTGTTCTTCTTCACTCAGACTCACACGCACCCGGTCGCCCGGGAAGACCCGATCCATCTCCGCCGGCGGCAGAAACGCTTCGCGACCGTCATCCAGCACCACAAACCCGAATTTCCCGCTGCTGCCGCGTACTCGCCCCTCGGCAAATTCCTTGGTGGAGCGGATTTCGGTTTTCAGCTGTGTCAGCTGTTTGAGGGCATCGGCATTCAGCATGGAGACGTCTCTGATGGTTGTTCGGATGGCTTCGCTGCGCGGAGTATGGTGTGTTTGGGCGCGGATTCTACCAGACGCAGGATTACAGGCCAGTTGAGCGAGCGCCACGTATCTGTTCCATGGGCGACCGGTTGGCTATCGTGGTTTCGGTAAGATTGTTCATCCTAAAAAATGGACTTTTTTGGGATGCGCCTGATACCGTTTGGTCTAATGGCGCAAAGAACGCAATGCTCGTACGGTGCCGAAGGCTATATTCTAAGGACCGAGAATAAAGCGCGGTTGCGGACGACGCCGACAAAATCGGTCGAGTCTGGCGCCGTTGTAAAACCGGCCTCCGGAGAGGAATGAAATGAGTATATTTTCCCACCCCGCTTACGATAATCACGAAGAAGTGGCCTTTTACCACGACGCCAAAAGCGG is a genomic window containing:
- a CDS encoding HAD hydrolase-like protein; protein product: MARYEWLLFDLDGTLSDPAEGFINCMNHALEQHDFAPCAAAVLTPHIGPPLEQTMVHLTGSSDEALIRSMVEKYRERYGETGYAENTLYPGVAEMLENLSQIEHTRLAVCTSKRADFAGRILEQFELHHYFEFVSGGDIGIAKWQQLERLLAEKRITSHALMIGDRHFDLSAAHRNNLPSAGVLWGYGSRRELLEHNPAYLFEAPNDLHETLAKHIESIAGNPNNATFRE
- the ybaK gene encoding Cys-tRNA(Pro) deacylase encodes the protein MTPAINSAINAKISYQIHEYTHDPAAESYGLEAAEKLGLEPHKVFKTLVVALDGKSLAVAILPVECQLSMKLIAKAAGAKKAAMADKNAVMRSSGYVLGGVSPLGQKKLLPTFLHSSAESESTIFVSAGRRGLEIELAPQDLLQLTRGRFAPLLI
- a CDS encoding WD40/YVTN/BNR-like repeat-containing protein — its product is MIMRILLLLPFALPFVFASVCTTAAETEPKWRSSQLERKVSLRGSAVAEASLWVTGTENAVFKSLDGGGSWQDVSVVGQPPTDFRDIEVFDDRTAMVMGVGSGSESRLYLTQDGGAHWKLLYENPDATGFFDAIAFWNRNDGMLLGDPVEGYYVVMLTRDGGRSWSRVAQDHLPPMKPKEAAFAASGNTLIAGAGAGADGEAWFTTGGFAASVYSTADFGQSWTRMPVPLYAETATAGGYALAQNHKGQVFVLGGDFQNRPGEYPNLAALGDQGWYAVSAGQRGLRTAMSCVDELCVITGKTGSDVSFDHGANWQPLPGEGYYTLAAGRGVILAAGHDGRVATLTMADRVEP
- a CDS encoding aminoacyl-histidine dipeptidase, which codes for MSTIAALNPTPLWKHFAKLCEIPRPSKHEDQVVAYIVDFARNRGLDVALDQIGNVIIKKPATPGMEDRKTLAMQSHVDMVPQKNADTEHDFLTDSIKPYVDGEWVTAEGTTLGADNGIGVAAILALLESTDIPHPALEALLTIDEEAGMTGAKNLQPGHFEADLLLNLDTEDEGELYVGCAGGVDVNVSLPYSAESMPAGHQAFKLSVRGLRGGHSGLDIDKGRGNANKIANRIIDTALRQVPELRIASLDGGSLRNAIPRESFSVITVPAEKAVQLLDIAQQASAVIKTELDGEAKLEITLEPTGAPASVMDADAQLKLIRTIRCCPSGVERMSTALEGIAETSNNLARVVTETENGNSRVRIQCLVRSLSDTARDEHGLNVAAAFQLAGAHTSLDNAYPGWTPNMKSPLLALMKDVYKEMEGKEPEVKVIHAGLECGLLAKPYPNWDMVSFGPTIRRAHSPEERVHIQSVANFWDYFLKVVAAIPAAK
- a CDS encoding VacB/RNase II family 3'-5' exoribonuclease, whose amino-acid sequence is MLNADALKQLTQLKTEIRSTKEFAEGRVRGSSGKFGFVVLDDGREAFLPPAEMDRVFPGDRVRVSLSEEEQGKLSAELDQLIASDLTYMVGQYIQRGQGHFIQPSEQGLSRWIFLPPKARGKAQPGEFIACSITRHPFKDGKSQAKVESVIGKPDMAGIEHAFIVAQHRLPKRFSQAALEQAATIPEKLEALCAERKDLSELGFVTIDAETTRDMDDALAVTQAEDGWILHIAVADPSSLIEPGSPLDKEAHQRANSVYLAGETLPMLPASLCENSFSLLAGELRPALVLHITIGGDGALNGFEYEFAAIRSRHKLSYNQVARFIEGDDSAVPADQHQSLRLLDALSKARAGYRAGHSLMMEDRPDYDLILNEQRKIERIEKLERTVAQRMVEEAMLATNICAGQKLAELNAGCFSIHLGFRDERMAEIRALLKDTLPTYVEQDLHQLDVYLKLVKELEAHDDAEMKNVLAVLKRMLRPGELSNKAAPHLGLGLAHYATVTSPIRKFNDLHNHRVLRTAQAGNPLPSFNDQQSEILQQQVATGRQADRALQQWLYCQYLESKIGETFTGTITLVNGAGIGVRMEENGINGFVRFNGKKNPFEFDGKRLRITRGEERFQLDQKVPVKVSAVDIDKRRIALELVADTQEERLDSTPEQADSTAG